In Planctomonas sp. JC2975, the genomic stretch CCCTCTGGTCGAGGTCTAAACCGGCGTCCCTGGAAGTGGTTCCGACGAGCTCGACCGGCGGTGCGGTGCCGGCATTCGTCGTCAGCGCGAGGAACGCGTCGTCCATGGAGTGGGCCGTCACCTCGATGTCGTGAACGTCGTCGTGGTTCGAGAGAAGTGTGCGGAGGGCTGCATCGGGGTCGTCGCTCACGATGGTGAGCACGTCTCCCCTGCGGTCGACCGTTCGTACGCCGGGCAGCTCGTACAGCTCGGCAGCGGCATCCGCTGTCCAGGCGAAGTCGAACGTCGCGCGGATGCGACGCCCGGCCACCACCGCCTTGACCTCGGCGGGTGCGCCGTCGGCGACCACTCTGCCGTCTGCCAGCATCACGATGCGGTCGGCGTAGGCATCCGCTTCGTCGAGGTAGTGCGTGGCGAAGACCACCGTGCGGCCGGCATCGGTGAACTCACGCATCGACTGCCAGAACGTGCGGCGGGCCTCGACGTCCATGGCGGCCGTCGGCTCGTCGAGGAAGATGAGGTCGGGGTTCGAGACGATGGCCACCGCGAACCGCGCACGCTGCAGCTGCCCGCCGGACAGCTTGCGCACCTTCTGCTTCGCGATGTCGGCTACCCGGGCGCGCTCGAGCGCTTCCTGCACGGGGAGCGGATGCCTGTGCGCGGCAGCGATGAGCGAGACTGCCTGCCGAACGGTGAGGTCGGGCAGGAGCGCACCGCCCTGCAGCATGGCCCCGACGCGTCCCTCGTCGATGGCGGATCGCGGATTCCCGCCGAACAGTGTGGCGCTGCCTGCGGTCGGCGTGGCGAATCCCAGGGCGAGGTCGATGCTCGTCGACTTGCCGGCGCCGTTCGGGCCGAGCAGGGCGACCACCTCCCCGGACTGGATCGTCAGGTCGATGCCGTCGACCGCCGTGATCGACCCGAAGGTCTTGCGCAGGCCCGTCAACTGGATGACCGGGGCCTCGATGGCTGGTGTCGTGTTCACGCTTCTCATCGAAGCGCTCGGCGGATGCCGACGCCTCGGCCGCGCATCACCTCACGGCCGTGACATTTGTCACTTACCGGTCCGACGGCACCATGAAGACGGTCCAGTCCTCGTCCGCCCAGCTGATCGGTGCATCCGGATCCTTGCGGTTCAGACGGTACGACGGATCAGCATCCCGGCGCATCCGCACCGACGCGTGCACCATCGCGTCATCAGGGATGCGACGGTGGGTGGTGCCGATGAGGTGGTAGGCCCACGGATCCTTGTTCACGCGGTTGGCTCCGTCGGCGAGCCCCTCCACCACGCTGCAGAACTTGCGGTACTGGGCATCCCAGGCTCCGTCGCGGAGCAGGAAGTCGCGGCCGGCGCCCTCGAAGACCCACTTCAGGGCGATCCTCGCCAGGTCGTTGTTGTCGAAGGTTCCGCCGACGTCGCAATGCACGCCGGAGAACCACACCTCCTCGAACCGCGGATTCGGCTTTACCGGCGAATAGCGGAACTGCAGTCGCCACTCGTCGATGGCGACTGCGTGCCTGAGCTTCTTCACGTTCGACAGGTTGTAGGTCTCGGCCCAGTCCAGGTTGCCGAGTCCGCCGAACCACGACTCGACGGTGTCCCAGATGCCGAGGTACTCGACGGGGACGGCGTGGATGTCCCGCTCCCCGAGGCTGGTCAGGAACTCGTCCGGTGCGCTGCCGGGAGGAGCGGCGACGGGCTGTCCCTGCGTTCCCCAGCACAGGGCATCCGCGAACTCCTTCGCCTCGGCTGCGCGCGCGTCCCTCGCCTTCTGAGTGCGAACGGGCTTGACGTACTCCTTCACCGCGTACTCGACGAGGTTCTCGGAGCCGGCGCGGAGCATCCCGGGCCGCGCCAGCATTCCTGCCAGGGCACGCGCCGTGTACGCCCCGCGGCTGAAGCCGAAGATGTACACGCGGTCGCCCGGCCGGTACCGATCCATCAGCCAGGCGTACGCCTGCGTGACGTTGGTCTTCATGCCGAGGCCGAACGCCAGACCGCACAGACGCGAGAACGCCTTGCCGATCTTGCCGACAGCGCCCGCCGCAGGCAGCGTACCCACACCGGGGTCGTAGTACGCGAGCTGCTCCTTCGGATGATCGAGGTCGAGCATCATGAAGACCTTCGCCGCGTTCGTCGGATGGCTGTCGAGCAGATTGTTCGTGCCGTCCAGGCAGATCACGATGTTCTTCGGCGGGGGCGCCACATCCTGCGCCGCCGGATCGCCGCCCGTGTTCGGTTGTACGTCGCTCACGATCATGACGCCCCCCTCGCCGCCAGTCTCGGGGTCATCATAAGAACGACTGTGCGACGGATGGGACCCCCCTGAACGTGGGGCGTGGGGCGTCTATGCAGCCGGCTTGCGCGCCTCCAGCAGGATTCGCGCACTGTACGAAACGAACACGCCGTCACGGCGGATGATCGCATCCAGCTCGCGGAGGCGTTCGCGATAGCGCTCGACCGTGAAGTCCGGAACCGTCCACACCACCTTGCGCAGGAAGTACACGACGGCCGCGATGTCGAAGAACTCGATGCGCGTGCGCTCCTCGCGCAGGTCGATGAGCTCTAGCTCTGCCGACTCCGCCTTGGCGCGCAGCCAGTCGATCGTCGACACGTCATCGCGTGGCTGCGGACCCATCAGGAACTCGTACAGCTCGCTGTTCGATCGATCGCCGATCTGCTGCGAGAGGTAGATCCCACCCGGCATGAGTACCCGGTTCACCTCGTCGAAGTCCGTGACGACCGGGTGCCGGCTCACAACCAGCGCGAAGCTCGCGTCACCGAACGGCAGCGCGTCATCCTCCTCCGACGCGATCACGGTTCCGGCGAAGGGCGCGAGAGCGGCCCTGGCCAGCGGCACGTTCGGCGGCCAGCCCTCCGTCGCGGCCACGACGCCGGGTGTCGGATCCGCTCCGCGAAGGATCTCGGCGAAAACCTCACCGCCGCCTGTCTGCACGTCGAGCACGCCTGCGACCTCGCTCGCGCGAGCGGATGCCAGGCGCGCGTATCCCCAGCTCGGTCGTTCCTCGGTGGCCCGCCCGTCGAACCAGGAGAAGTCCCAGCCCTCGGTCGGTACCGCCTCGCCCTCGGCGATCAGGGTGTCGAAGTCTGCGGACTGCCGGTTGTCGGTCATCCGGCCATCGTGCCATCGCGGTGGCTTGACCCCCCACTGCGATCGGGATGTCGAGGCCGATGCTCACGCGCGCCCGTCGGCTTCACTCATCGGAGCGTGCGCGTCGGCTCGCCGCATCGATCAGCGCGGAGACCTCCGCCGCCGGCCGGATCCCGAACCAGCGCTCCGCATTCGGGCGCGACTCCTCCGTGAGCCGGGAGTACGGCGCAGGGTCGCGGCCGGAGGCGCGCACGGCGGCATCGAGCGCATCACGGACGAGCCAGACGTCCACAGGATCCGGTTCCGCGTTGGCCAGCGCCTCGCGCACGCGTTCAGCATGGATGCCGAGCGCGTCGGCGATGCGCTGCTCACTCCATCCGCTGAGCTTCAAGTTCTGACGCAACTCCAGCCGGGTCTGCTCCAGCTCGGACCGATTCAGCGACATTGTGGCCCCCTCCACGACGACTGTTTCCAGCCTGCCATTCGAGTGCCGGATGCGCGACGAACCCGAGGTTCCGAGAACAGGTCGGGCGTGGCGGCGAACTGCTGCTGCGACCTGGCGCTGCAGGCGGCCGCGAGCGAACACGGCGTACCGACCCAGTACGGTTGACGCGTGCCGACGCTGCTGCAACTGGACTCCTCGATCGATCCCGTGACCTCGGTGTCGCGCGAGTTGACGGCGCGGTTCGCGAGGGCGTGGGCCTCAGCCGGATCCGACCGCACCGTCGTCGTGCACGACCTCGTCGCGGATCCCGTGCCGCACCTGGCGCACGAGTCTCTGCACTGGGCGCCCTCTTTGCGTGGCGCGAACGCCCCGGAGCTGCCCCGCGAGCAATCGACGCAGGATGCCGTCATCGCCGAGCTCCTCTCCGCCGACGTGCTCGTGATCGGCGCCCCCATGTACAACTACTCGGTGCCGTCCACGCTGAAGACGTGGATCGACCACGTGCACGTCCCCGGCGTGCTTGCGCCGTTCGGAGCGGATCCCGTCCAGCCGCTGAAGGGCCGGCTCGCAGTGATCGTCACCGCGCGCGGCGGCATCTACGAC encodes the following:
- a CDS encoding ABC transporter ATP-binding protein; amino-acid sequence: MNTTPAIEAPVIQLTGLRKTFGSITAVDGIDLTIQSGEVVALLGPNGAGKSTSIDLALGFATPTAGSATLFGGNPRSAIDEGRVGAMLQGGALLPDLTVRQAVSLIAAAHRHPLPVQEALERARVADIAKQKVRKLSGGQLQRARFAVAIVSNPDLIFLDEPTAAMDVEARRTFWQSMREFTDAGRTVVFATHYLDEADAYADRIVMLADGRVVADGAPAEVKAVVAGRRIRATFDFAWTADAAAELYELPGVRTVDRRGDVLTIVSDDPDAALRTLLSNHDDVHDIEVTAHSMDDAFLALTTNAGTAPPVELVGTTSRDAGLDLDQRERDMLDQRRQPTDESTLIGDRS
- a CDS encoding DUF2235 domain-containing protein; this translates as MIVSDVQPNTGGDPAAQDVAPPPKNIVICLDGTNNLLDSHPTNAAKVFMMLDLDHPKEQLAYYDPGVGTLPAAGAVGKIGKAFSRLCGLAFGLGMKTNVTQAYAWLMDRYRPGDRVYIFGFSRGAYTARALAGMLARPGMLRAGSENLVEYAVKEYVKPVRTQKARDARAAEAKEFADALCWGTQGQPVAAPPGSAPDEFLTSLGERDIHAVPVEYLGIWDTVESWFGGLGNLDWAETYNLSNVKKLRHAVAIDEWRLQFRYSPVKPNPRFEEVWFSGVHCDVGGTFDNNDLARIALKWVFEGAGRDFLLRDGAWDAQYRKFCSVVEGLADGANRVNKDPWAYHLIGTTHRRIPDDAMVHASVRMRRDADPSYRLNRKDPDAPISWADEDWTVFMVPSDR
- a CDS encoding SAM-dependent methyltransferase — protein: MTDNRQSADFDTLIAEGEAVPTEGWDFSWFDGRATEERPSWGYARLASARASEVAGVLDVQTGGGEVFAEILRGADPTPGVVAATEGWPPNVPLARAALAPFAGTVIASEEDDALPFGDASFALVVSRHPVVTDFDEVNRVLMPGGIYLSQQIGDRSNSELYEFLMGPQPRDDVSTIDWLRAKAESAELELIDLREERTRIEFFDIAAVVYFLRKVVWTVPDFTVERYRERLRELDAIIRRDGVFVSYSARILLEARKPAA
- a CDS encoding DUF2316 family protein, with amino-acid sequence MSLNRSELEQTRLELRQNLKLSGWSEQRIADALGIHAERVREALANAEPDPVDVWLVRDALDAAVRASGRDPAPYSRLTEESRPNAERWFGIRPAAEVSALIDAASRRARSDE
- a CDS encoding NAD(P)H-dependent oxidoreductase; the encoded protein is MPTLLQLDSSIDPVTSVSRELTARFARAWASAGSDRTVVVHDLVADPVPHLAHESLHWAPSLRGANAPELPREQSTQDAVIAELLSADVLVIGAPMYNYSVPSTLKTWIDHVHVPGVLAPFGADPVQPLKGRLAVIVTARGGIYDEGTENEGRDHTVPPIDLILGDALGMRIDTVAVSRSLSRTLPGLAGERERFEAELSAARERIDALAASA